The following are encoded together in the Panicum virgatum strain AP13 chromosome 6K, P.virgatum_v5, whole genome shotgun sequence genome:
- the LOC120713258 gene encoding BTB/POZ and MATH domain-containing protein 2-like, which translates to MSTCTAPRVCGQHTFTIKDYTFNKGLGVGRFIRSNTFSVGGFEWSIRYYPDGINKQNEQYISLSLELMSKNEQVRAVYAFRLKTTSVLVSQWSCVDEPKIFIPESTRRCVSSKERFVERRYLEASPFLESDHLVIECSIIILKDPLVSETETTPEIVLPPSELSKDFEKLLESKEGSDVTFSVKDEHFPAHRIVLAARSPVFMAELCGPWREKEELCITVEDMEPTAFKALLQYIYTDNFLPMEDYDDKDKKEIVHHLLRAADRYSIERLKLACESFLCMNLDVETVTATLALADQHGCNNLKDACLKYIASPDKMEKVMASEQYDGLKRKFPNLLVDILEGVCKFRKT; encoded by the coding sequence ATGTCCACATGCACTGCTCCAAGGGTGTGCGGCCAACACACTTTCACGATCAAGGATTACACCTTCAACAAGGGGCTTGGAGTTGGCCGGTTCATTAGGTCGAATACATTCAGCGTTGGAGGGTTTGAATGGTCAATCAGATACTACCCTGATGGAATTAACAAACAAAATGAACAGTACATCTCATTGTCCCTTGAGCTAATGAGTAAAAATGAACAGGTGAGGGCAGTGTATGCATTCAGATTGAAAACCACATCAGTTCTCGTGTCGCAATGGTCATGTGTGGATGAGCCTAAAATTTTTATTCCAGAAAGTACTAGAAGGTGCGTCTCAAGCAAAGAAAGGTTCGTGGAGAGAAGATACTTGGAAGCATCACCATTTCTGGAGTCAGATCACCTGGTAATTGAGTGCAGCATTATAATTCTGAAAGATCCTTTGGTCTCAGAGACTGAAACTACCCCTGAAATAGTGTTACCACCCTCAGAGCTGTCCAAAGATTTTGAGAAATTGCTAGAGTCGAAGGAAGGGTCAGATGTTACTTTCTCTGTCAAAGACGAGCACTTTCCGGCGCACAGGATTGTGCTTGCAGCAAGATCTCCAGTTTTCATGGCTGAGCTCTGTGGCCCTTGGAGAGAAAAAGAGGAATTGTGCATAACCGTGGAGGACATGGAGCCAACTGCTTTTAAGGCTCTGCTACAATATATCTACACAGACAACTTCCTTCCAATGGAAGATTATGATGATAAAGATAAGAAAGAGATTGTTCATCACTTGCTTCGAGCAGCTGATCGGTATTCAATAGAAAGACTGAAGCTTGCTTGTGAGAGTTTCCTTTGCATGAATCTCGATGTAGAGACAGTGACAGCTACATTAGCACTAGCTGATCAGCATGGGTGCAACAATCTCAAGGATGCTTGCCTCAAATATATAGCTTCTCCAGACAAAATGGAGAAGGTGATGGCAAGTGAACAGTATGATGGGCTAAAGAGAAAGTTCCCAAATTTATTAGTGGATATTTTGGAGGGTGTCTGCAAGTTCCGCAAAACCTAA